The following are encoded together in the Corticium candelabrum chromosome 1, ooCorCand1.1, whole genome shotgun sequence genome:
- the LOC134189777 gene encoding collagen triple helix repeat-containing protein 1-like isoform X2 gives MFSSFVTVLVLIQVIATSAGQSVSDERNQQTCVSAGVPGVPGSPGVNGSPGRDGMKGEKGMNGEKGLVGDVGGKGNAGKIGPQGPQGPRGIKGETGRKGEKGEAMTLNWKQCVWNREDDKDSGLIQNCNFRKHDSNSALHVAYAGNLRVLCRSGPCCSRWYFTFNGNECSRPMTIEGVVYSRLYDNPLRHRQIEGYCENIPAGQVTIGFNIGNCNKYASTTYDGYTGWISVSRIMIAEVPPSQK, from the exons atgttttcatcttttgtgacagttcttgtgctcattcaagtcattgctacttctgctggtcaaagtgtgtcagatgagagaaatcagcag acatgtgtgtctgctggTGTACCTGGAGTACCTGGATCACCTGGAGTTAATGGATCACCCGGACGagatggaatgaaaggagaaaaGGGGATGAACGGAGAGAaaggattagttggagatg TCGGTGGTAAAGGTAATGCTGGGAAGATAGGTCCACAAGGTCCACAAGGTCCACGAGGGATAAAAGGAGAaacaggaaggaaaggagagaaaggagaagctatgacactcaactggaaacagtgtgtgtggaatAGAGAGGATGATAAGGACAGCGGTCTGATTCAG aactgtaattttaggaaacatgacagcaattcagctctacatgttgcatatgcaggaaatCTCAGGGTTCTATGCAGAAGTGGTCCTtgctgttctcgatggtattttacattcaacggTAACGAGTGCAGTAGACCTATGACTATTGAGGGAGTTGTGTATAGTAGACTATATGATAATCCTCTccgtcacagacagattgagggatactgtgagaacattccagcaggtcaagtcacaattggattcaacattgGAAACTGTAACAAATATGCATCAACAACGTATGATGGCTATACAGGATGGATATCAGtatctcgcattatgattgcagaagttcctccatcacaaaagtga
- the LOC134189777 gene encoding collagen triple helix repeat-containing protein 1-like isoform X1, with translation MFSSFVTVLVLIQVIATSAGQSVSDERNQQTCVSAGVPGVPGSPGVNGSPGRDGMKGEKGMNGEKGLVGDAGAQGIKGEEGIKGERGLVGLPGDVGGKGNAGKIGPQGPQGPRGIKGETGRKGEKGEAMTLNWKQCVWNREDDKDSGLIQNCNFRKHDSNSALHVAYAGNLRVLCRSGPCCSRWYFTFNGNECSRPMTIEGVVYSRLYDNPLRHRQIEGYCENIPAGQVTIGFNIGNCNKYASTTYDGYTGWISVSRIMIAEVPPSQK, from the exons atgttttcatcttttgtgacagttcttgtgctcattcaagtcattgctacttctgctggtcaaagtgtgtcagatgagagaaatcagcag acatgtgtgtctgctggTGTACCTGGAGTACCTGGATCACCTGGAGTTAATGGATCACCCGGACGagatggaatgaaaggagaaaaGGGGATGAACGGAGAGAaaggattagttggagatgcCGGTGCACAAGGAAtaaaaggagaagaaggaatAAAGGGAGAAAGAGGATTAGTTGGACTACCAGGAGATGTCGGTGGTAAAGGTAATGCTGGGAAGATAGGTCCACAAGGTCCACAAGGTCCACGAGGGATAAAAGGAGAaacaggaaggaaaggagagaaaggagaagctatgacactcaactggaaacagtgtgtgtggaatAGAGAGGATGATAAGGACAGCGGTCTGATTCAG aactgtaattttaggaaacatgacagcaattcagctctacatgttgcatatgcaggaaatCTCAGGGTTCTATGCAGAAGTGGTCCTtgctgttctcgatggtattttacattcaacggTAACGAGTGCAGTAGACCTATGACTATTGAGGGAGTTGTGTATAGTAGACTATATGATAATCCTCTccgtcacagacagattgagggatactgtgagaacattccagcaggtcaagtcacaattggattcaacattgGAAACTGTAACAAATATGCATCAACAACGTATGATGGCTATACAGGATGGATATCAGtatctcgcattatgattgcagaagttcctccatcacaaaagtga
- the LOC134179490 gene encoding protein HIRA-like encodes MYLMVITTVGNVFVWDMKCFEVVVRQQSLLPLIRWVKVSITKIQLTGDGLLIISLSTQCSYTFNTKLGVWMLIDDRNDMIQLSANLQTQNPHGIQGLLASLQGNHVGRSAVGHLPRLYARDASQQRLATVAYLENQVAAALACQSPDEYHHWLLSYVKCLTSQGLESQLRELCLELIGPPGQSARRLMSLPGWEPLVLGLSKRSLVNEMLPVVAANNNLHRLVSEMQELLN; translated from the exons ATGTATCTCATGGTCATAACGACAGTCggcaatgtgtttgtctg GGACATGAAGTGTTTTGAAGTTGTGGTGAGACAGCAGTCTCTGTTGCCGCTGATTAGAT GGGTGAAAGTCAGTATTACAAAGATTCAGTTGACAGGTGATGGTCTTCTCATCATTTCATTGTCTACACAGTGCAGCTACACGTTTAATACGAAACTTGGAGTTTG GATGTTAATTGATGACCGGAACGATATGATCCAGCTGTCAGCTAATCTACAAACACAGAATCCTCACGGCATCCAAGGCTTATTAGCTTCACTGCAAGGAAATCATGTCGGCAG AAGTGCAGTCGGTCACTTGCCAAGACTTTATGCAAGGGATGCCAGTCAGCAGCGATTGGCAACCGTTGCATATCTTGAG AACCAGGTGGCAGCCGCGCTGGCATGTCAATCACCTGACGAGTATCATCACTGGCTTCTCTCTTACGTAAAATGTCTCACAAGTCAAG GCCTAGAGTCACAACTACGAGAATTGTGTTTGGAGCTGATTGGACCTCCAGGGCAGTCTGCTAG GAGGTTGATGTCGTTGCCAGGGTGGGAGCCTCTTGTACTG GGTTTGAGTAAACGCAGTCTGGTGAATGAGATGCTACCAGTCGTGG CTGCCAACAACAATCTGCACAGACTAGTGAGTGAGATGCAAGAGCTCTTAAATTAG
- the LOC134179481 gene encoding probable tRNA(His) guanylyltransferase, translating to MAKSRFEYVKQFEQDDKLLLGTWIVIRIDGRNFHRFSDEHGFLKPNDERALQLMNKCAECVMYEFGEIVLAYGQSDEYSFVLRPRTTLFKRRASKLLSTIVSYFASSYVYQWRGFFGEKPMIYPPMFDGRVILYPTLNTLRDYLSWRQADCHINNLYNTCFWCLVKSGQMTDAAESRLSGTSSSDKNEILFTEFSINYNDLPAIFRKGSTLIWHEVDETITKQCRTKDDETITERPVLRTRKSILTLHVDVIGDEFWAEHADIMDE from the exons ATGGCAAAGTCTCGGTTTGAGTACGTAAAACAGTTCGAGCAGGACGATAAACTGCTACTTGGGACATGGATAGTTATCAGAATCGATGGCAGAAATTTTCATAG ATTTAGCGACGAACACGGATTTCTGAAGCCAAACGACGAACGGGCGTTGCAACTTATGAACAAGTGTGCAGAATGCGTCATGTACGAATTCGGTGAAATAGTGTTGGCATACGGACAGAGTGACGAATAcag TTTTGTGCTTCGGCCGCGCACAACGCTCTTCAAGAGACGAGCAAG CAAACTATTATCGACGATCGTAAGCTACTTTGCATCATCGTACGTCTACCAATGGCGTGGTTTCTTTGGCGAGAAGCCGATGATCTACCCTCCAATGTTCGACGGCCGCGTTATCCTCTACCCAACACTTAACACACTGAGAGACTACCTGAGCtggagacaggcagact GTCACATTAACAACTTGTATAACACGTGCTTTTGGTGTTTGGTCAAGTCTGGGCAGATGACAGATGCAGCCGAGTCGAGGCTAAGT GGCACATCATCTAGCGACAAGAACGAGATCCTGTTCACCGAATTCAGCATCAACTACAATGACTTGCCAGCCATCTTTCGGAAAGGATCAACTCTCATATGGCATGAG GTTGACgaaacaataacaaaacaatGTCGAACAAAAGACGACGAGACGATCACAGAAAGGCCAGTACTGAGAACAAGGAAGTCCATACTGACATTACACGTCGACGTCATTGGAGACGAATTTTGGGCAGAACATGCAGACATCATGGACGAATAA